A DNA window from Mycolicibacter terrae contains the following coding sequences:
- a CDS encoding DUF3054 domain-containing protein, translating into MRPQREPAWLGMDLVAVLVFCALGRRSHDEGVDFSGLAATAWPFLSGTVLGWLLSRGWLRPTAVVPTGAIVWISTVLVGMVLRAATSAGVAWSFVLVASTVTAVFLLGWRAAFELVARRRAAGRG; encoded by the coding sequence ATGCGACCGCAGCGGGAGCCGGCCTGGCTCGGTATGGATCTGGTGGCCGTTCTGGTGTTCTGCGCCCTCGGTCGGCGCAGTCACGACGAGGGCGTCGATTTCAGCGGCTTGGCGGCCACGGCCTGGCCGTTTCTGAGCGGTACGGTGCTGGGCTGGCTGTTGTCCCGCGGCTGGCTCCGGCCGACCGCGGTGGTGCCCACCGGGGCGATCGTCTGGATATCGACGGTGCTGGTCGGCATGGTGCTGCGCGCAGCAACCTCCGCGGGTGTGGCGTGGAGTTTCGTATTGGTCGCATCGACGGTGACCGCCGTCTTCCTGCTCGGCTGGCGGGCTGCGTTCGAGCTCGTCGCACGACGCAGGGCCGCCGGCCGGGGATGA
- a CDS encoding (Fe-S)-binding protein encodes MMIRLVVGLSMTVLVGYFSARRVLWLYRLVMSGQKVGAERVSDVGTRVWTQIREVAGQAKLLKWSIPGIAHFFTMWAFIVLLTVYIEAYGQLFKHDFALPIIGHWDALGFLQDFFITAVTLSIFAFMVIRVIRNPREMGRASRFYGSHNGGAWLILVMILNVVWTFLLLRGAAVNTGSLPYGKGAYLSQLMGKIMEPLGLTANEYIETVSLLLHIGVALAFLIIVLHSKHLHIFLAPINVTFKRLPNGLGPLLPIEYEGEPLDFDDPPEDAVFGRGKIEDFSWKGMLDFATCTECGRCQSQCPAWNTGKPLSPKLLIMDLRDHWMAKAPYLLGTADAPDMDIDLADAKPLAGHHVPEKGFERIGGSGPEQAARPLVGTAEQGGVIDPDVLWSCTNCGACVEQCPVDIEHIDHILDMRRYQVLVESEFPSELSVLFKNLENKGNPWGQNASERTAWIDELNFDIPVYGQDVESFDGFEYLFWVGCAGAYEDKAKQTTKAVAELLAAAGVKFLVLGTGETCTGDPARRSGNEFLFQQLATQNVETLNELFDGVPTTERKIIASCPHCFNTISREYPQLGSSYSVLHHSQVLNRLVRDKRLVPVSPVSQDVTYHDPCFLGRHNKIYEPPRELVTASGRNLIEMPRSRDRSFCCGAGGARMWMEEHIGKRVNHDRVDEALATGAKQIATACPFCRIMLHDGVGDRQEAAGSEGVVVRDIAQMLLDSLDLSGVTLPAKGTAAAAAAERAPKKSEQAPQPAAAATATLEKPAPAAEAKTAAPVKGLGIAGGAKRPGAKTAAPAAEVSPAAPAPPAAPVKGLGIAGGAKRPGAKKAAAPASEAATAAPAEPAAPAAPAEPAAPAAPVKGLGMAAGARKPGAKKAPAAAAAEPATAEPAEPAAEPTTEAASAGAAPEAASQAEAPKEQPPVKGLGIQRGAKPPGKR; translated from the coding sequence ATGATGATCAGGCTGGTCGTCGGCCTGTCCATGACGGTGCTCGTCGGCTATTTCTCCGCACGCCGGGTGCTCTGGCTGTACCGGCTGGTGATGTCCGGCCAAAAGGTCGGGGCTGAGCGGGTATCCGACGTCGGGACCCGGGTTTGGACTCAGATCCGCGAGGTCGCCGGTCAGGCCAAGCTGCTGAAATGGTCGATCCCGGGCATCGCGCACTTCTTCACCATGTGGGCGTTCATCGTCCTGCTGACCGTCTACATCGAGGCCTACGGCCAGCTGTTCAAGCACGACTTCGCACTGCCGATCATCGGCCATTGGGACGCGCTGGGCTTCCTGCAGGACTTCTTCATCACCGCGGTCACCCTGTCGATCTTCGCGTTCATGGTCATCCGCGTGATCCGCAACCCCCGCGAGATGGGCCGGGCGTCCCGTTTCTACGGCTCTCACAACGGCGGTGCCTGGCTGATCCTGGTCATGATCCTCAACGTGGTCTGGACCTTCCTGCTGCTGCGCGGGGCCGCCGTCAACACCGGCAGCCTGCCCTACGGCAAGGGCGCCTACCTGTCGCAGCTGATGGGCAAGATCATGGAGCCGCTCGGGCTCACAGCCAACGAGTACATCGAGACGGTCTCGCTGCTGCTGCACATCGGGGTGGCGCTGGCCTTCCTGATCATCGTGCTGCACTCCAAGCATCTGCACATCTTCCTGGCCCCGATCAACGTCACCTTCAAACGACTGCCCAACGGGCTCGGCCCGCTGCTGCCGATCGAGTACGAGGGCGAGCCGCTGGACTTCGACGACCCGCCGGAAGACGCGGTGTTCGGCCGCGGCAAGATCGAGGACTTCTCCTGGAAGGGCATGCTCGACTTCGCCACCTGTACCGAGTGCGGCCGCTGCCAGTCGCAATGCCCGGCGTGGAACACCGGCAAACCGCTGAGCCCCAAGCTGCTGATCATGGACCTGCGCGACCACTGGATGGCCAAGGCTCCCTACCTGCTCGGCACCGCTGACGCGCCGGACATGGACATCGACCTCGCCGACGCCAAGCCGTTGGCGGGACACCACGTGCCGGAGAAGGGTTTCGAGCGCATCGGCGGCTCCGGCCCCGAGCAGGCCGCCCGGCCGCTGGTCGGCACCGCCGAGCAGGGCGGCGTGATCGACCCCGACGTGCTGTGGTCGTGCACCAACTGCGGTGCCTGCGTCGAGCAGTGTCCGGTCGACATCGAGCACATCGACCACATCCTGGACATGCGCCGCTACCAGGTGCTGGTGGAGTCGGAGTTCCCGTCCGAGCTGAGCGTGCTGTTCAAGAACCTGGAGAACAAGGGCAACCCGTGGGGTCAGAACGCCAGCGAGCGCACCGCCTGGATCGACGAGTTGAACTTCGACATCCCGGTCTATGGGCAGGACGTCGAGAGCTTCGACGGCTTCGAGTACCTGTTCTGGGTGGGTTGCGCCGGCGCCTACGAGGACAAGGCCAAGCAGACCACCAAGGCGGTCGCCGAACTGCTGGCCGCGGCCGGGGTGAAGTTCTTGGTGCTGGGCACCGGGGAGACCTGCACCGGCGACCCGGCCCGACGTTCCGGCAACGAGTTCCTGTTCCAGCAGCTCGCCACCCAAAACGTCGAGACGCTCAACGAGCTGTTCGACGGGGTGCCAACCACGGAACGCAAGATCATCGCCAGCTGCCCGCACTGCTTCAACACGATCAGCCGGGAGTACCCGCAGCTGGGCAGTAGCTACTCCGTACTGCACCACAGCCAGGTGCTCAACCGCCTGGTGCGGGACAAGAGGTTGGTACCGGTCAGTCCCGTCTCGCAAGACGTCACCTACCACGACCCGTGCTTCCTGGGCCGGCACAACAAGATCTACGAGCCTCCGCGTGAACTGGTCACCGCGTCCGGCCGGAACCTGATCGAGATGCCGCGGAGCCGCGACCGCTCGTTCTGCTGCGGCGCCGGCGGGGCCCGGATGTGGATGGAAGAGCACATCGGCAAGCGGGTGAACCACGACCGAGTCGACGAGGCGCTGGCCACCGGTGCCAAACAGATCGCGACGGCCTGCCCGTTCTGCCGCATCATGCTGCACGACGGTGTCGGCGACCGTCAGGAAGCCGCCGGGAGCGAGGGTGTGGTGGTCCGCGACATCGCCCAGATGCTGCTGGACTCGCTGGATCTGTCCGGGGTGACGTTGCCGGCGAAGGGCACCGCCGCCGCAGCGGCCGCCGAACGGGCACCGAAGAAATCCGAACAGGCGCCGCAACCTGCTGCTGCCGCCACCGCGACGCTGGAGAAGCCGGCGCCGGCAGCCGAGGCCAAGACCGCTGCCCCGGTCAAGGGGCTGGGAATCGCCGGTGGGGCCAAGCGTCCGGGCGCCAAGACGGCGGCTCCGGCCGCCGAGGTCAGCCCCGCTGCCCCGGCGCCACCGGCGGCACCGGTCAAGGGGTTGGGCATCGCCGGCGGTGCCAAGCGTCCGGGTGCCAAGAAGGCAGCGGCTCCGGCCTCCGAGGCCGCCACCGCGGCACCCGCCGAGCCGGCCGCACCCGCGGCACCCGCCGAGCCGGCCGCACCCGCGGCACCGGTCAAGGGGCTCGGTATGGCGGCTGGGGCGCGCAAACCCGGCGCCAAGAAGGCACCGGCGGCTGCGGCCGCGGAGCCCGCCACGGCCGAACCGGCCGAGCCGGCCGCGGAGCCGACCACTGAAGCGGCCTCCGCCGGGGCAGCTCCCGAGGCTGCTTCGCAGGCCGAAGCTCCCAAGGAACAGCCCCCGGTGAAGGGGCTGGGCATCCAGCGCGGAGCGAAGCCGCCGGGCAAACGTTGA
- a CDS encoding pyridoxal phosphate-dependent aminotransferase, protein MDSYGTIVDVTAHQLPHQMPWPAPGSQLRQRTFAQSTKLQDVLYEIRGPIHAQAARMEAEGHRILKLNIGNPAPFGFEAPDVIMRDMIQALPYAQGYSDSQGILPARRAVVTRYELVEGFPRFDVDDVYLGNGVSELISLVLQALLDNGDQVLIPAPDYPLWTASTSLAGGTPVHYLCDETQGWQPDIADMESKITERTKALVVINPNNPTGAVYGREVLSQIAELARKHQLLLLADEIYDKILYDDAEHTNMASLAPDLLCLTFNGLSKAYRVAGYRAGWVAITGPKEHATSFLEGINLLANMRLCPNVPAQHAIQVALGGHQSIDDLVLPGGRLLEQRDVAWTKLNEIPGVSCVKPSGALYAFPRLDPEVYPIEDDEQLVLDLLLQEKILVTQGTGFNWPAPDHLRIVTLPWARDLSSAIERLGNFLVGYRV, encoded by the coding sequence TTGGACAGCTATGGGACCATTGTCGACGTGACCGCTCATCAGTTGCCCCACCAGATGCCCTGGCCTGCGCCCGGCAGCCAGCTGCGGCAGCGCACGTTCGCGCAGTCGACCAAGCTGCAGGACGTCCTCTATGAGATCCGCGGTCCGATCCACGCCCAAGCCGCACGGATGGAGGCCGAGGGGCACCGCATCCTCAAGCTCAACATCGGCAACCCGGCGCCGTTCGGGTTCGAGGCGCCCGACGTCATCATGCGGGACATGATCCAGGCCCTGCCGTACGCACAGGGCTACTCCGATTCGCAGGGCATCCTGCCGGCACGCCGCGCGGTGGTCACCCGTTACGAACTCGTCGAAGGCTTCCCCCGCTTCGACGTCGACGACGTGTACCTGGGCAATGGGGTGTCGGAGCTGATCTCTCTGGTTCTGCAGGCACTGTTGGACAACGGCGACCAGGTGCTGATCCCGGCGCCGGATTATCCGCTGTGGACGGCGTCGACCTCACTGGCCGGCGGCACACCGGTGCATTACCTGTGCGATGAGACCCAGGGCTGGCAGCCCGACATCGCCGACATGGAGTCGAAGATCACCGAGCGCACCAAGGCGCTGGTGGTGATCAACCCGAACAACCCCACCGGCGCGGTCTACGGCCGGGAAGTGCTCAGCCAGATCGCCGAGTTGGCCCGCAAGCATCAACTCCTGCTGCTGGCCGACGAGATCTACGACAAGATCCTCTACGACGACGCCGAACACACCAACATGGCCAGCCTGGCACCGGATCTGCTGTGCTTGACGTTCAACGGGTTGTCGAAGGCCTACCGGGTGGCGGGCTACCGGGCGGGCTGGGTCGCGATCACCGGCCCCAAGGAGCACGCGACCAGTTTCCTGGAGGGCATCAACCTGCTGGCCAACATGCGGCTGTGTCCGAATGTGCCGGCCCAGCACGCCATTCAGGTGGCCCTGGGCGGTCACCAGAGCATCGACGATCTGGTCCTGCCGGGTGGGCGGCTGCTTGAACAGCGGGACGTCGCCTGGACCAAGCTCAATGAGATTCCGGGCGTGTCCTGCGTCAAGCCGAGTGGTGCGCTTTACGCGTTCCCGCGGTTGGATCCCGAGGTCTACCCGATCGAGGACGACGAGCAGCTGGTTCTGGATCTGCTACTGCAGGAGAAGATCCTGGTCACCCAAGGCACCGGATTCAACTGGCCTGCGCCGGACCACCTGCGGATCGTGACGTTGCCGTGGGCCCGTGACCTGTCCAGCGCCATCGAACGCCTGGGCAACTTCCTGGTCGGCTACCGGGTATAG